In the Gammaproteobacteria bacterium genome, one interval contains:
- the rpmF gene encoding 50S ribosomal protein L32, which yields MAVQKNRKTPSKRGMRRAHDKLSSPALSTDPTTGEVHLRHHITPDGYYRGRKVYTTPEE from the coding sequence ATGGCTGTTCAGAAAAACAGAAAGACACCTTCCAAACGCGGCATGCGGCGCGCCCATGACAAGCTGTCGAGCCCCGCACTGTCTACCGACCCGACCACCGGCGAGGTCCATCTGCGGCACCACATCACGCCCGACGGCTATTACCGTGGTCGCAAGGTATACACCACCCCGGAAGAATAA
- a CDS encoding YceD family protein has protein sequence MEDSYAVAALARVLSAVIDSSGEFAVRLEFGRDAANHAVIGGHLVGTVTLQCQRCLEPMAVKLEIRPHLGLCSSEAEAERLPEELEPLIVGDAPLSIRKLVEDEILLALPIVARHARSCREVPAADSEAPTRGARQPFRDLRKLLDKGD, from the coding sequence ATGGAGGATTCCTACGCCGTCGCCGCGCTTGCGCGCGTCCTGTCCGCCGTCATCGACAGCAGTGGAGAGTTCGCGGTCCGGCTCGAATTCGGTCGTGACGCCGCGAATCACGCCGTGATCGGGGGGCACCTGGTTGGTACGGTGACCCTGCAGTGCCAGCGCTGCCTCGAGCCCATGGCCGTCAAACTGGAGATCAGGCCGCACCTCGGTCTCTGCTCCTCGGAGGCGGAAGCCGAGAGGCTCCCGGAGGAACTCGAGCCGCTGATAGTGGGGGACGCCCCGTTGAGTATTCGGAAACTGGTGGAAGACGAAATACTGCTTGCGCTCCCCATCGTGGCGCGTCATGCCCGGTCCTGCAGGGAAGTGCCGGCGGCGGATTCGGAAGCGCCGACGCGAGGCGCGCGCCAGCCGTTCCGGGACCTCAGAAAGCTGCTCGACAAAGGGGATTAG